The genomic stretch TCCTCAACCCGGTATACCGGCTCAGCGCTCCAGTCGGCAATCAACCGGCCGATGCCCCGGCAAATCTGCTGAACGGCCTGGTCAACCACCAGCCGGGCCATCGCCCGCAGTTCCAGCTTGTCCCCGCCGAGCCGCCGCATCGCCTGCCCGGCCAGTTGCCGATCGCCAAACCCGGCCAGCCCGGCTACAATTAAAGCGTCCGACAAGGTGGGCTCAGGTCCGCCCAGCGCCATGGCCCGCCCCAGCCGTTTAGGGCCAATCGCAAGCTGATCGCCGTCCCAGCGAACATGGCTGTCGCCGCCTACCCCAACCGAGCTTAGCTTAAACGCCCGGACTGCGGTGGGATACCCGTTAACCGCCGCACCCTTCCGGGAAAACACCGGCAAGCCATGCTCCCACAAGGCAATGTCCGTTGTCGTCCCGCCAATATCCAGCGAGACTGCCGGAACGTTGGGACGCGCCAGCGCCATGACGCCCAGCACACTGGCGGCGGGGCCGGTAAAAATCGCTTCCACCGGCGACCTTCCGGCAGCCGCCAGAGGCAGGGTGCCGCCGTCGGCCTTTAAAATATAAACCGGCGCCTTAATTCCCCGCTGCCGCAGAGCGGCTTCCACCGAACGGAGAAATTCGTTAAAGCAGGGCCATACTGCGGCATTATAATAAGCACTGTTCGTTCGCCGCCAAAAATTCAGTTCGCCGCTCAGCTCCGCTCCGGTTGTAATATGACGCGGTTTAAAGTCCTGGCGCAGCCAGGCGGCTGTCTGCAGCTCGTGGCCGGGATTGCGGACGGAAAACTTCCCGGAAACGGCGAATAAATCATAGCCGCTCAGCCGGCCTCCTGCTGCGGCTAATTCCCGCCGCAGGACGGCGGCGGCTTCCCGCCCGCGATGATCAATATAGCCTGGCAACACTACAGGCGTTACCGGCAATAAGCCGGCAATGTCCACCCCGGGACCGGGAAGAATGACCAGCGCCGCGCTTTCAATTTCATCAGCAACAATCGCATTGGTGACAATGGTCGTTGACAACGCCACCCGGGTGATATCCTCAGGCTTCAAACCGGCCAATACCTGGTCGATCGCCCCGACAACGCACGTTAAAAGCTGCTTGCGGGTTGTCGGCGTTTTTGCATACTGCATCACTTTACCGCCGTCAATGACTACCGCATCGGAAAAAGTACCGCCTACATCAAGGCCTAGCAGCATTGTTATCCCTCTTCTCCAAAGCATCGGCAATAACGCTAAATAGTTAAAGAGGATAGCACAATTCTATCCTCTTAGCAACACCTTTAACCTGCAACCACCGCTTGCGCCCGGGCATAATTTTTGATAATGACAATCGGCGTCTTTTGCGATGCATTGCCAAACGGATTATCAATCAGGGTTTTTGCCAACAGCCGGGCATCAAGCCCAGCCGATATCCCCACAATCCGCGAACGTTTTAAATCATTTACATCAGCAACGGTTGCCCCGTAGCAGCCCAGCCGCTGTTTGATCTGCTCGGCCACACCCGCCGGATTAACCGGGCCGAAGACAATATGCTTATCAAACGGCGGCATCGTGCCGGTAACATCATCAATCAGCGCGGCCTGCTCACCGGCTAATTCATAAAATACGCCGTTTTTGCCGACCAGCTTGGCCAGCAGGCCGGCAATCATGGCAAAAAAGAACCGCCATTCGCCTTCCATGTTCATTGCGGCCTGCATTCCGTAGACGCTGGACAAACTGCCCTTCTGCGGCACAAACCGGCACATAACCCGGGCCAGCAGCCCTGGCTTCAGGTCTTCCGGGCGGGTGATCCGGCCCTGGGTAATTGCCACAACGCTTTCCGCCACTGAAATAACGTCGTCAGGGCCGACATCAGCCTTAGCATACTGTTCAATAATATCCACAATGTTATCTTTGTCGGTTAAAATCCGGGTACGCACCGGGATCAGTTCAAGTTCAGCCATGTCTATCCTCCTGTCGCGGACCGGCCGGCGCCCCCGCCGCCTTACGGATATCAGCAGCCGGCATCAGCAGCCTTGTTTTGCTAATATACCAGTCACTGCGCGCTACAATTTGATATACAATGTCAATCGGCATGTCCACCATTTGTGCAAGCGCCTGCTCGATATTGCCCCCCTTGCGCGCAGTCAGCTTAACGGTGACAACAACAGTCTGACCGGTGTTTTTTGGTACAATGACCGCCTCAAAATATCCGTCAGGCCGCGGCGCTGCCTCCAGCTCCAGCCGTGAATAAACTTCTACGCCGTCATACTGCTCATATGGCAGCAGATGCCTGGTATAACAATCCATCATTG from Dendrosporobacter quercicolus encodes the following:
- a CDS encoding hydantoinase/oxoprolinase family protein, encoding MLLGLDVGGTFSDAVVIDGGKVMQYAKTPTTRKQLLTCVVGAIDQVLAGLKPEDITRVALSTTIVTNAIVADEIESAALVILPGPGVDIAGLLPVTPVVLPGYIDHRGREAAAVLRRELAAAGGRLSGYDLFAVSGKFSVRNPGHELQTAAWLRQDFKPRHITTGAELSGELNFWRRTNSAYYNAAVWPCFNEFLRSVEAALRQRGIKAPVYILKADGGTLPLAAAGRSPVEAIFTGPAASVLGVMALARPNVPAVSLDIGGTTTDIALWEHGLPVFSRKGAAVNGYPTAVRAFKLSSVGVGGDSHVRWDGDQLAIGPKRLGRAMALGGPEPTLSDALIVAGLAGFGDRQLAGQAMRRLGGDKLELRAMARLVVDQAVQQICRGIGRLIADWSAEPVYRVEDIVQHDVFKPELLIGVGGAAGGLTAAIADQMKIPFTVPAGSPVVNAAGAAVARPTLAATLRADTAAGSYTVAESGVTAPIPTGRFGLKEARGLTGQYLRERAAKAGIAVEASEIVAEEEFNIVRGFRTAGKILTCKIQIKPGVLTAVSGFSREVWQDG
- a CDS encoding coenzyme F420-0:L-glutamate ligase; amino-acid sequence: MAELELIPVRTRILTDKDNIVDIIEQYAKADVGPDDVISVAESVVAITQGRITRPEDLKPGLLARVMCRFVPQKGSLSSVYGMQAAMNMEGEWRFFFAMIAGLLAKLVGKNGVFYELAGEQAALIDDVTGTMPPFDKHIVFGPVNPAGVAEQIKQRLGCYGATVADVNDLKRSRIVGISAGLDARLLAKTLIDNPFGNASQKTPIVIIKNYARAQAVVAG